DNA from Asanoa sp. WMMD1127:
GTCGAACACCGCGCGCCGCTGCTCGGCATCGACGCGCCGCGGCCGGGCGACTTGGACCTGGTGCTCCCACCCGGCGGCACGCTGGTCCTCTACACCGACGGCCTGGTCGAACGCCGCACCAGCGACATCGACCACGGCCTGGCCCAACTGGCCGCGGCCGCGGCCAGCCCGGACCCCGACCTGGAGCGCTACGCCGACCACCTGCTGGCCCTGGCCACTCCCCCGGTCGGCGACGACATCGCCGTGGTCGCCCTCCGCCGCAGCTGAAGGAACGGTCCGTTCCTAACGCTTTTCGCATAGGAACGGTCCGTTGTTAACGCCTGGCGTTAATAACGGACCGTTCCTTTCGCGCGTCAGCGCAGGCCGTTGCGGATCGCGACCTCGATCAGCAGGTTCGGGTTGTCGGTGATGATGCCGTCGACGCCGAGGTCGATCACGCGCTGCATGATGGCCGGGTCGTCCACGGTGTACGGCACCACCTTGAGGTGGTCGCGGCGCTGCAGCACCTCGACGTCCGGGCCGTGGTAGTAGGTCGGGTCCTGGCGCAGGTACCAGTCCGCGTTGACGACCGTGGGCTGGTTCGGGTCGTGCACCTGCCAGTTGGCCGAGACCGTCCCGGCGCCGGCCGCGCGGACCAGCTTGCCCAGGTCGCGGTACTTCCACCAGTCCAGGCCGCCGGTCCACGGGCTCTTGACCGACCTGTCGCCGTAGACCGCCTGCAGCGAGCACTCGTCGGCGAGCGTGGCGCACTCGGCCGGGCCGTACTGCCAGACCAGGGCGACCGTCTCGATCTTCCTGTTCAGCTCGCGAGCCCGGGTGATCGTGCGCCAGTCGAACGACTGGATCGTGACCCGGTCCTCGAAGCGCGCCTTCTCGATCGCCTTGACCAGCTTGGCCGCGAACGGGCCGAACGCCTCGGTGTCGTTCGCGGTCGGGCTGATCTTGGTCTCGATGTTCATCCGGACGTCGGGGCGGTCACTTCCCTTGACCAGGTTGAACACCTCGTCGAGGGTCGGGATCCGGGCGCCCGGCGCCGGCACCTGGTCGGGGAGCTCCGGCAGCGTCTTCGTGCCGCAGTCGATGGTCTTGATCTGCGCCAGCGTCAGGTCGTGCACGAGCTTCCCGACGTACGGGAACATCGGGTCCTTCGGCCGCACCGGCGCCGTGTCGACGCAGTGCGAGCCGTTGATCGCCCGGTCGTGCAACACGACCAGCTTGCCGTCCTTGGTCACGCCCGTGTCGAGCTCCAGCGTGGAGATGGCCTTGTTGGACAGCGCCCGGGCGAATGCCGGCAGCGTGTTCTCCGGCAGGTCGGCCCGGCCGCCGCGGTGGGCCTGCACGTCGAACGGCGACGCGTACGCCTTGGGCAGCTTGAACCGCAGCTGGCCGAGCAGGGTGCGCAGCCGGTCAGGGTAGTCCGTGATCATGCCGTCGACGCCGTCGTCGATGAGCTTGGTCATCGTCGGCACGTCGTCGACCGTCCACGGCACGACCTTCATGCCGTTGCGGTGCGCGTGGTCGACCATCGCCTTCGTCACGTACGGCACGTAGTTGGCGTCGTTCACCGTGCCGTTCTGCGGCGTGCCGTGCACCGGCGAGAAGGTCTTCACGCCGAAGCTCTTGATCGCCTTGATCGGGTCGCCACCGAAGTCGTCGATGTCGATCCCGCCCAGCCACGGCGACGCACCCGGCTTACCGGTCTGCAGGAAGTCGATGTTGGTCAGCGCGACGATCGGCAGGCGCGGCTCGACCTGGCGCATGCGCATCAACGCGCCCCAGTCGAAGCTCTGGATGGTGACCTGCTCGAGCAGGCCGGCGTTGCGCACCTCACGGGCGGTCACCTGCACGAACTGCTCGCGCGGCGCGGTCTCGGTCGGCGCGCCGGCCTCGACCTTGGTCTCCACGTTGAGCGTGACGTCGCGGGCCTGGTAGCGGTTGACCAGCGCGAACACCTCGCTCAGCAGCGGCATTTTCGCGCCGGGCACGGCGACCTGGCCCGGCTTGTCGGCCAGGGTGAGGCTGCCGCAGTCGAGCGTGCGCACCTGCGCCAGCGACAGCGTGTTGATGTACTTCCCGATGTACGGGAACTCCGGGTCGCCGGGGACGGCGGGCGCCGTGTCCTTGCACTTCGAGCCGGTGGTGCGGCGGTCGTGGGTGACGACGGCCTGCCCGTCCTCGGTGATCTGGACGTCGAGCTCCAACGTGGAGACGCCGAGCCGCAGCGCGTTGCCGAACGACGCGAGGGTGTTCTCCACCCGCAGCCCGAGGCCGCCGCGGTGGGCCTGCAGGTCGAACGTCTTGGCGGGCTTGGCGGCGGCGGGCGTGACGCCGGCGGTCAGGCCGGCCACTCCGCTGAGGGCCACGGCGGCGGCGAGTGCCGTCGCGGCACGTCGTTGCCAGCGGGACATGGTGAGTTCCTCCTGGGATCGGTGGTCGAGCCGATCCTGTAGACCCGTTACGGCCCGGGCGCGTGCACGAGGTGAACAGCGGGCTACCAGGTGAGGATTTCCCTACCATCTATACGCCTGTATACTTCAATGACCGGGCCGGTCCGACGCGAGATGGTGAGTGCACCATACGAAGCCGAAAGGGACCGCCATGCAGCACAGCCACATTTCCCGCCGTTCCGTTCTCGCCGGCGCCGCCGGGCTGGCCGCGGGCGCGGCCGGGCTCGGCGTCGGCCGGGCCAGCGCGACGCCCCGCGTCGCGACCGCTGCCGACCGGTTCACCGCCATCACCCACGTCACCGTCATCGACGCGACCGGCGCACCGGCCCAGCGCGACATGACCGTGCTGCTGCGCGGCGACCGGATCCTCGCCGTCGAGCCGAGCCGGCGCGTCGGCGTGCCACCCGGCGCTCAGGTCGTCGACGGGCGCGGCAAGTTCCTCATCCCCGGTCTGGCCAACATGCACAACCACACGTTCGACGGCGAGCTGATCGAGCCGCCGCTGAACATCGCCAACGGCATCACCACGGTCCGCGAGATGAGCGCCAACGCCGACGTCACCCAATGGCGGCGCGAGATCGCGGCCGGCACCCGGCTCGGTCCGCGCTACACCATCGGCAGCCCGATCGTCGACGGCTCGCCGTCGCTGTGGGAGGGGCTCGGTGCGCCGTACATCGCCGTCGCCACGCCGGCCGAGGGTCGGGCCACCGTCCGCGCGCAGAAGGACGCCGGTGCCGACTTCGTGAAGGTCTACACGCGACTGTCGCGGGCGAGCTTCTTCGCGATCGCCGACGAGGCGCGGCGGCAGCGCATCCCGTTCCTCGGCCACGTCTCCGACTTCGTGCAGCTGACGGAGGCCAGCGACGCCGGCCTGGCCAGCGTCGAACACCTCTTCCAGGTCTTCTACGACCTCTCCAGCCGCGAGGACGAGCTGCGCCGGGCCATCACCTCCGTGCCGATCGCCGGCGGGGAATACAACGGCTGGCTAAACAAGATGCACCCCTACGAGTACGCCGCCGCCCGCAGCGTCGACCGGCACAAGGCGGCCGGCGTCTTCGCCCGGCTCGCCCGCAACCGCACGCGGGTCACCCCGACGCTCGTGCTGCACACGTTCACCGACCTGCCGGGCGACACCCCGTTGACCGACCCGCGGTACGCCTATGTCCCGGCCGCCACCCAGGGGTTCTGGCAGTTCGCCCTGGAGCTGATCTACCTCAACGGGCGTACGCCGGAGCAGGACGCCCGCGGCCGCGAGATCTACGAGCGTCGGCTGCGCCTGGTGTACGACCTCGACCGCGCCGGCGTGCCGCTGCTGGCGGGCACCGACAACGGCACCGCCTACCTGGTGCCCGGCTTCAGCCTGCACGACGAGCTGGCCAGGCTCGCGCAGGCCGGCCTGACAAACATGCGCGTGCTGCAGACCGCGACGCTCGAACCCGCCCGTTACCTCGGCGCCCGCGACCGCGGCACGATCGAGCGGGGCAACGTCGCCGATCTCGTGCTGCTCGACGCCGACCCGCTGCGCGACATCCGCAACACCACCCGGATCAACTCGGTCGTCGTCCGCGGCGAGGTGATCGACCCGGCCGCCCGCCAGCGGATGCTCGACGACGTCCGGCAGGCCGCCGCCGCGCAGCCTCCGGCGCCCGCTCCGGTGGCCGCACGCTGCCCCTGTTGACCATTTCCGGCATGGGGTCATCCGACGATCGGATGACCCCATGCTTGTGCGCCCGTGCCATCATCCTGAGGAACATTCATGGGGGTGGTTTCGAGACGTGGGCGACTTCATCGACACGGCGCTGGGCTTCCCGTCCGTCATCTTCACCGTCCTGCTCGCCGTGGTCGTCTGCTACTGGATCGTGGTGCTGGCCGGCGGGCTCGACACCGACACCGACGGCGGGCTCGACGGCCTGCTCGACCGGCTGGGCCTCGGCGGCGCGCCGGCCACCGTCGCGCTGTCCATTGTGGTGGCTCTCGCCTGGTTCGCCAGCCTCGTCGGCTCGGTGCTGCTGCCCGACAACGCCGCCCTCGACATCGTGGTGCTGCTGGCCAGCCTGGCCATCGGCTGGGCGATCGTCAGCCTGCTCCGCCGCCCGCTGAGCCGGCTCTTCCCCCACACCTCCGGGGCGTCCCGGCACGACTTCGTCGGCCGCGAGTGCGTCATCCGCACGGGCCGCGTCGCGATCGACTTCGGCCAGGCCGAGGTGCACGCCGCCGACGGGTCCTCGGCCATCGTCCAGGTCCGCCAGACCGGCGCCGACTCGTTCGGCGCGGGCACCCGGGCGGTCATCTACGACTACGACTCCGCCGGTGAGTTCTTCTGGGTCGTGCCGGCCGACCTCTCGGATCAATCGAAGGGCCGTTGATGGACGTCATTTCCCTTGGGTTCCTCGTGCTCGTGCTGGTGCTCGTGCTCGTGCTGCTGGGCGTGGTGCTGCTCGTCAGCCGCCTGTTCAAGAAGGTCGAGCAGGGCAAGGCGCTGATCATCTCGAAGACCCGCAAGGTCGACGTCACGTTCACCGGCGCCGTGGTGCTGCCCGTGTTCCACAAGGCCGAGGTCATGGACATCTCGGTGAAGACGATCGACGTCGAGCGGTCCGGCACCGACGGGCTGATCTGCCGCGACAACATCCGGGCCGACATCAAAATCGCCTTCTTCGTGCGCGTCAACAAGACCGCCGAGGACGTCGTCAAGGTGGCCCAGGCGATCGGCACCGCGCGCGCCAGCGACCAGTCGACGCTCCAGGAGCTGTTCAGCGCCAAGTTCTCCGAGGCGCTGAAGACCGTCGGCAAGCAACTCGACTTCGTCGACCTCTACACCAAGCGCGACGAGTTCCGCGACCGCATCATCGCCGTCATCGGCACCGACCTCAATGGATACTCGCTCGAGGACGCCGCGATCGACGTGCTCGAGCAGACCCCGATGGACCAGCTCGACCCGCGCAACATCCTCGACGCGCAGGGCATCCGGAAGATCACCGAGCTGACCGCCGCGGAACACGTGCGCACCAACGAGTTCCGGCGCAACGAGGAGAAGGAGATCACGCGGCAGAACGTCGACGCCCGTGAGGCCATCCTCGAGCTGGAGCGCCGCCAGGCCGACGCGGAGATCAAGCAGAAGCGCGAGATCGACACCATCCGCGCCCGCGAGGAGGCCGAGACCGAGCTGGTCCGGGCCGAGCAGCGGCTGCGCTACAACGCGGCCAACCTGCGCACCGACGAGCAGCTCGGCGTGCAGCGGGAGAACCAGGCGCGCGAGATCGCGGTCGCGGAGAAGAACCGCGAGCGGGTCATCGCCATCGAGACCGAGCGGATCGAGAAGGACCGCATGCTCGAGGTGATCGGCCGCCAGCGGGAGACCGAGCTGTCCACGATCGCCAAGGACAAAGAGGTCGAGGCCGAGAAGCGGGCGATCGCCGAGGTGGTCCGCGAGCGGATCGCGGTCGAGAAGACGGTCGCCGAGCAGGAGGAGCACATCAAGCGCCTCCGGGTGGTCGAGGAGGCCGAGCGGCTGCGTCAGTCGACGGTGATCCAGGCCGAGGCCCAGGCCCAGGAGAACCTCGTCAAGGACATCAAGGCCGCCGAGGCGGCCGAGGCGGCGGCCAAGCACCGCGCCCGCGAGCAGCTCGTGCTGGCCGAGGCCCGGCAGCAGGCCGCCGAGCTCGACACCCGGGCGAAGATCCGGCTGGCCGAGGGCGCCCAGGCCGAGGCGGCCGCGGCGGGGCTGGCCGAGGTGCAGGTGCGCGAGCGCGACGCCGAGGCGATCGAGAAGGTCGGCCGGGCCGAGGCCGCGGTCGAGCGCGAGAAGGCGATCGCGGCGGCCGAGGGGATGCGCGAGAAGCTCAAGGGCGAGGCCGAGGGTCTCACCGAGAAGGCGGCCGCGATGGCCGCGCTCGACGACGCGACCCGCGAGCACGAGGAATACCGGCTGCGCCTGGAGGCCGAGAAGGAGATCCGGCTCGCCGGCATCGACGTGCAGCGGCAGGTGGCCGAGGCCCAGGCGACGATCGTCGGCAAGGGTCTGGAAAAGGCCGACATCGACATCGTCGGCGGCGACAGCATCTTCTTCGACCGGCTGCTCGGCGCGATCTCGGTCGGCAAGAGCGTCGACGGCTTCGTGCAGAACTCGACGGTCGCCACCTCGCTGGCCGGCCCGTGGCTCAACGGCGACAACAGCTTCGCCGACGACCTCGGCAAGCTGCTGGGCAAGGCGAGCACGTCCGACATCACCAACCTGACGCTGAGCGCCTTCCTGCTGCAGCAGATCAAGGCCGGTGGCGCCGACGCGGGCCGGTTGCGCGAGCTGCTGACCGCGGCCGAGAAGCTGGGCGTCGCCGACGCGCCGCTGGCCGCGCTCGACGCCAAGCAGCCGGCCGCCCGTGGCTGAGACGGCCACCGCGCCGACGGCGTTGGACGCCGGCACCTACGAGGTGCTGCGCGACCGGCTGGCGGCGCGGTCGGCCGAGCTGGCCCGCCGGGCGGAGGAGCTCAACGCCCGGCGGCTCGCCGAGTTCGGCAGCACCGAGCTGCGGCTGGTCGGCACCGACCGGGTCCGCACCGAGCACAACTGCGTGCCGCGCGACATCGTGCCGGCCGGCGGCGTGATGCTGTTCGGCTACAACGTGTTCCTCGGCCTCAAGCCGGAGACCACGGTCGGCGACGTGTTCTCGCTGCACCGGTTCCTGCGCGACGGCGACGCGTTCCGGTTCGACGACGTGCCGCCGGCCGAGGTGCCCGGTCTGCTCGACGACGAGACATTCCAGCGCGACTTCGCCGAGCTCTACCGCTACTACAAGGAGACCCGGCTCGCCACGCTGCGCGAGGTCGACGGCAAGCTGCTCGCGGTCTTCCAGACGGGCCCGCGCACCGAGGACATCCGGGTGCTGCGCTGGACGCTGACGCCGACCGGCGCGGTGTCCTATGTCGACAACCGTGGCGAGCGCGACCACGTCTTCCCGCCCAGCCACGACTTCGAATGGGTCGAGACGAGCCGCGACGACCACGTGCTCGGCCGCCACCCGCACATCTCGATCGCCGGCGAGGTGTTCGTCGAGACCGTCGGTGGCGACCTCACGCTCAAGGTCGAGGACAACACGGAGTCCGGCGAGGGCATCTATTCCGAGCCGGTCGAGCAGCCGCTGCAGAGCCTGGCCGACGCCGACGTGCACTGGGCCCGGGTCGGCCCGCTGATCCTGCTGCGCATCCGGCCCTACAAGGAGAGCGACTGGCGGCACCTGGTCTTCAACACGCGCACCAAGGGCGTGGTGCGGCTCGACGGCATCGGCCAGGCGTGCCAGCGGCTGCCGGAGGACCACGGCATCATCTTCCCGGGCGGCTTCTATCTGACCACCGGCGCGGTGAAGACGTTCGACACCGACACCAGCGATCTGGTCTTCGAGCGGGCCATCCGGTCACCCAACGGCGAGGACGTGCTCTTCGTCTTCCACGCGCAGGTGGAGGGGCGCAGCCTGCTGCTGCCGTACAACGTGATCCGGAAAGAGGTCTCGACCCCGCTCTCCTGTCACGGCTATTCGCTGTTCGACGACGGCACGCTGGTCGTCTTCCGGGCCACCTCGGACGAGCCGACCCGGGTGCACCCCATGCAGGTGTGGCAGACCGCGTTCGTCTCCGACGCGTACGCCGCCCGGCAACCCGCCGGCGCCGGGCCCCTGCACCGCGTAGGCAACGCCGACCTCGTCCGCGGCATCTCCGACGCGCTGTCGATCGCCCGGATGGTCGGCGAGTCGACGCCGTCCGTGCCGGTCTTCGAGGCGCTGATCGCGGCCTGCGTGCGGGTCTTCGACCACTACCACTGGCTCGGCGAGGCGGAGCTGGGCGACCTGCGCACCCCGCTGGCCGAGGTTCGGGCGACCGCCGAGCAGGTACTCGACGAGTACGAGAAGGTCCAGGCCCTCACCGCCGCCGCGACGACCGCGCTGGAGACGGCCGCGGCCGACATCGCCTCGCTGGTCCGCCGGGTCAACGGCGAGCTGCCGGCGACCACCGACGGATGGGTCAACCAGCTCGCCGAGCTGCGCCGGGCCCAGGGCCACCTGGAGACGCTGCGCGAGCTGCGCTACGTCGACCTGGCCCGGATCGACGCCCTCGCCGCCCGGCTGACCGGGGAACTCGACGGCGCCGCCCGCCGGGCGGTCGAGTTCCTCAAGCGCGACGACGCGTTCGCCGGCTACCAGGCCGAGGTCGCCCGCCTGACCGCCACGGGCGCCGAGGTGCCCACGGTCGCGGCGGCCGGGCCGGTCGCCGAGCAGCTCACCGCCCAGGCCGACGCGCTGCGGTTGGTCACCGACGTCGTGGGCACCCTCGACATCGCCGACGCCACGGTGCGCACCGCGATCCTGGAACGCATCGGCGAGGTGCTCGGCGCCGTCAACCGGGCCCGGGCCGTGCTCGACGCGCGCCGCCGCGAGCTCGCCGCGGTCGAAGGGCGGGCGGGCTTCGCGGCCGAGTTCGCGTTGCTCAACCAGGCGGTCACCGGAGCGCTGGCGGCCGCGGACACGCCCGAGGCGTGCGACGACCAGCTCGGCCGGTTGCTGCTCCAGGTGGAGAACCTCGAGTCCCGCTACGGCGAGTTCGACGACTTCCTGACCGAGCTGTCCACCAAACGCACGGACGTCTACGAGGCGTTCGCGGCCCGCAAGCAGGCGCTGGTCGACGACCGTTCGCGGCGGGCCGACCGGCTCGTCGAGTCGGCCGAGCGCATCCTCGCCAGCGTGCGCCGCCGTGCGTCCACGATGGACACGCTCGACGACGTCAACACGTACTTCGCCGCCGACCCGATGGTGGCCAAGCTCCGCTCGGTCGCCGACGAGCTGCGCGCGCTCGGCGACGCCGTCCGCGGCGAGGAGCTCGACGGCCGGGTCAAGGCGGCCCGCCAGGAGGCCGGGCGGGCGCTGCGCGACCGGGTCGACCTGTTCCGCGACGGCGGCGAGACGATCCAGCTCGGCCGGCACCGGTTCGCCGTCAACACCCAGGCGATCGAGCTGGCGCTGGTGCCGCACGACGGCCGGCTCGCGGTCGCGGTCACGGCCACCGACTTCCGCGCGCCGGTCGACGACCCGGAGTTCGACAGCACCCGCGAGTTCTGGGACCAGCCGCTGGTCTCGGAGTCGCCGGCGGTCAGCCGCGCCGAGTTCCTGGCCACGTCCATGCTGGCCACCGCCGACCTCGACGCCCTGCACGCGGCCGCCGCCGGCGGGACGCTGGCCGACCTCGTGCGGCGGGCGGCCGAGGAGCGGATCGACGAGGGCTACGAGCGCGGCATCCACGACGCCGACGCGACCGCGATCCTCGACGCCCTGCTGCGCCTGCACGCGGGCGCCGGACTGCTGCGCTACCCACCGGCGGCGCGGGCGGCGGCCCAGCTGTTCTGGGCGTTCGGCGCGCCGGACCCGGCGTGGCAGCGCCGCTCGACCTCGCTGGCCCGGGCCCGCGCGGTGTTCGGGGGGTCGCCGGCCATCGACGAGCTGCAGGCCTCGTTGGGAGCGGCGGTGACCGCGTTCGCCGCCGGGCATGGGCTGCCCGATCACCCCCTGACCGGCGAATACCTGTTCGAGGAGCTGGCCGCCAACGCCGGCGGCTTCGTGACGAGCGCCGGCGCGCGGGCGCTGATGGCCGACTTCCGCAAGCGGCTCGGCCGCCCGAAGGCCCGCGAGTTCGACGAGGACCTGCGGGCGCTGGGCACCGACCTGGCGGCCCGGCACCAGCTCGCCGAGGCGTGGCTGACCGCGTTCGCGGGCGCGCACGACGACCTCGCCGAGGCGGTCACGCTCACGCTGTGCGACCTGCCCCGCTACGACTCTTCGGCCGAGCTGTCCGCCACCGTCGACGGGTTGCTGGCGACGCATCCGCGGATCGCCGAGCGGCGGTTGACGGTGCGGTTGGACGAAGCGCTGGCCCGTACGCGGGAGTTCCGGGAGCAGCGGGTGCCGAGGTATCGGGCCTATCAGCGCCTGCGGGCGGCGGTCGCGGCCCGGGCCGGCGAGCGGCTGCGGCTCGACGAGCACAAGCCGCGGGTGATGTCGGGCTTCGTACGCAACCGGTTGTTGGACGAGGTCTATCTGCCCTTGATCGCTGACAATCTCGCCCGGCAGGTGGGCGCCGCGGGTGAGGGCAAGCGGGTCGACCAGTCCGGATTGTTGCTCTTGATCTCCCCGCCCGGCTACGGCAAGACCACCCTCATGGAATACGTGGCGAGCCGGCTCGGGCTGGTGTTCGTCAAGGTGAACGGGCCCGCGCTCGGCGCCGACGTGACATCGGTGGACCCGTCGTCGGCGCCCAACGCGACGGCGCGGCAGGAGGTCGAGAAGATCTCGTTCGCGCTGGAGATGGGCAGCAACGTGTTGCTCTACCTCGACGACATCCAGCACACGTCGCCGGAGCTGCTGCAGAAGTTCATCTCGCTGTGCGACGCGCAGCGCCGGATGGAGGGCGTCTGGAACGGCCGGACCCGGACGTACGACCTGCGGGGCAAGCGGTTCGCGGTGTGCATGGCCGGCAACCCCTACACGGAGTCGGGCAAGCGCTTCCGGGTGCCGGACATGCTCGCGAACCGCGCCGACGTGTGGAACCTGGGCGACGTGCTGTCGGGCCGGGAGGACCTGTTCGCGCTGAGCTACGTCGAGAACGCGCTGACCGCCAACCCGGTGCTGGCCCCACTGTCCACACGGGAGCGCGGCGACGTGGAGCTGCTCGTCCGCATGGCCCGCGGCGACAGCTCGGTGCTGCCGGACCAGCTCGCCCACCCGTACCCGCCGGTCGAGCTCAACCAGATCCGCTCGGTCCTGACCAAGCTGCTGCGGGTGCAGGACGTGGTGCTCGCGGTCAACCGGGCCTACATCGCCTCGGCGGGCCAGGACGACGCGGCCCGCACGGAGCCGCCGTTCCTGCTGCAGGGCTCCTACCGCAACATGAACAAACTCGCCGAACGCATCCTGCCGGTGATGAACGACGAGGAACTGGAGTCGGTCCTCGACGACCACTACCTGGGCGAAGCACAGACCTTGGCCGCGGCGGCGGAGGCCAACCTGCTGAAACTGGCGGAGCTCCGCGGCCGCCTGACCTCCGAGCAGGCCGCCCGCTGGTCCGACGTGAAGGCGGCCTACCTGCGCCAGCGGGCCCTGGGCGGCGCCGACGACGACCCGATGACCCGCGCCGTCGGCGCCGTCGGCCTGGTGGCCGACCGCATCGCCGCCGTCGAAGCCGCCCTCCGCCAGCGGGACTAGCTAGTCGTCGGCGCCCTTGCTGGGCTGCGGCACCTTGATGGGCTCTGGTCCGTCCTGCGACGAGATCGCGCTGGCGATCAGGCTCGACGCCACCGGCTCGCCGGAGGCGGGTTCGTCCGTGGAGCGCAGCCGTGGCGGCGACGGCAGCCAGGGTTTGAGCGACTGCAGCACCTGCTCGTAGAAGTCGTCGACCGCCGACAGCACCGAGTCGATGAAGGAACCCCTGCCGACCCCGCGTTTGGTCCCGGCCGAGGTCACCTGTGCGACACGGAAGGCGCGAAGCTCCTTCGCCGGGTCGGCGATGAGACGGGTGGGGTCGTCACGGACGACACGCAGCGGATCGACCCGACCGGGGCCACGAGCATGCATCGCGAACGACTCGACGGTAACGGTCTCAGGAGCGTTCTTGAGCTGTCGGACGAGCCAGTTGACGCGCGTCGTCGGCCGGCCCTCGCGCGGTGCGTCGATCTCGACCGAGCAACTCACCTTGGCGGCCCGCAAATCGGCCATGACCTGGAGCGTCCCTGCGGCGCCAGGGATTCGCAACGCGGCGGTCATCGTGCCGGTCGATGCCAGTTGCGCCGCGAGCGCTTGCGTCCGCCCCGCCGGTTCCGCCAACTCACGACGGCTGAGTGCTGGTACGACTTCGGCGCCCAGTCGTCGGCCCAGCCGGAGGCCCGCGTAGCGGACCAAGGCGTCGAAGCGGCTGGCAACTTCAGGAACGGCTGGATCGCTGGGGCGAAGAGTTCCGGAAGCGACAGCTTCCCGCACCGAGACCCAACCCTGGCCCATGTCCGCGAACTCCATGGCACCTGACCGGGGGTGTTCGAGGTAGCGGATCAGCTCTCCCAGAATCCAGGCTTGATCCGGGTCAGCGACGCCGCGGTACTCCTTCTGCATGACCGCGGCGGTCAGGATCTCCGTCCACGGAATGTGGTGCAACAGCACTTTCCGAA
Protein-coding regions in this window:
- a CDS encoding amidohydrolase family protein; amino-acid sequence: MQHSHISRRSVLAGAAGLAAGAAGLGVGRASATPRVATAADRFTAITHVTVIDATGAPAQRDMTVLLRGDRILAVEPSRRVGVPPGAQVVDGRGKFLIPGLANMHNHTFDGELIEPPLNIANGITTVREMSANADVTQWRREIAAGTRLGPRYTIGSPIVDGSPSLWEGLGAPYIAVATPAEGRATVRAQKDAGADFVKVYTRLSRASFFAIADEARRQRIPFLGHVSDFVQLTEASDAGLASVEHLFQVFYDLSSREDELRRAITSVPIAGGEYNGWLNKMHPYEYAAARSVDRHKAAGVFARLARNRTRVTPTLVLHTFTDLPGDTPLTDPRYAYVPAATQGFWQFALELIYLNGRTPEQDARGREIYERRLRLVYDLDRAGVPLLAGTDNGTAYLVPGFSLHDELARLAQAGLTNMRVLQTATLEPARYLGARDRGTIERGNVADLVLLDADPLRDIRNTTRINSVVVRGEVIDPAARQRMLDDVRQAAAAQPPAPAPVAARCPC
- a CDS encoding glycerophosphodiester phosphodiesterase family protein, coding for MSRWQRRAATALAAAVALSGVAGLTAGVTPAAAKPAKTFDLQAHRGGLGLRVENTLASFGNALRLGVSTLELDVQITEDGQAVVTHDRRTTGSKCKDTAPAVPGDPEFPYIGKYINTLSLAQVRTLDCGSLTLADKPGQVAVPGAKMPLLSEVFALVNRYQARDVTLNVETKVEAGAPTETAPREQFVQVTAREVRNAGLLEQVTIQSFDWGALMRMRQVEPRLPIVALTNIDFLQTGKPGASPWLGGIDIDDFGGDPIKAIKSFGVKTFSPVHGTPQNGTVNDANYVPYVTKAMVDHAHRNGMKVVPWTVDDVPTMTKLIDDGVDGMITDYPDRLRTLLGQLRFKLPKAYASPFDVQAHRGGRADLPENTLPAFARALSNKAISTLELDTGVTKDGKLVVLHDRAINGSHCVDTAPVRPKDPMFPYVGKLVHDLTLAQIKTIDCGTKTLPELPDQVPAPGARIPTLDEVFNLVKGSDRPDVRMNIETKISPTANDTEAFGPFAAKLVKAIEKARFEDRVTIQSFDWRTITRARELNRKIETVALVWQYGPAECATLADECSLQAVYGDRSVKSPWTGGLDWWKYRDLGKLVRAAGAGTVSANWQVHDPNQPTVVNADWYLRQDPTYYHGPDVEVLQRRDHLKVVPYTVDDPAIMQRVIDLGVDGIITDNPNLLIEVAIRNGLR
- a CDS encoding flotillin family protein, with the translated sequence MDVISLGFLVLVLVLVLVLLGVVLLVSRLFKKVEQGKALIISKTRKVDVTFTGAVVLPVFHKAEVMDISVKTIDVERSGTDGLICRDNIRADIKIAFFVRVNKTAEDVVKVAQAIGTARASDQSTLQELFSAKFSEALKTVGKQLDFVDLYTKRDEFRDRIIAVIGTDLNGYSLEDAAIDVLEQTPMDQLDPRNILDAQGIRKITELTAAEHVRTNEFRRNEEKEITRQNVDAREAILELERRQADAEIKQKREIDTIRAREEAETELVRAEQRLRYNAANLRTDEQLGVQRENQAREIAVAEKNRERVIAIETERIEKDRMLEVIGRQRETELSTIAKDKEVEAEKRAIAEVVRERIAVEKTVAEQEEHIKRLRVVEEAERLRQSTVIQAEAQAQENLVKDIKAAEAAEAAAKHRAREQLVLAEARQQAAELDTRAKIRLAEGAQAEAAAAGLAEVQVRERDAEAIEKVGRAEAAVEREKAIAAAEGMREKLKGEAEGLTEKAAAMAALDDATREHEEYRLRLEAEKEIRLAGIDVQRQVAEAQATIVGKGLEKADIDIVGGDSIFFDRLLGAISVGKSVDGFVQNSTVATSLAGPWLNGDNSFADDLGKLLGKASTSDITNLTLSAFLLQQIKAGGADAGRLRELLTAAEKLGVADAPLAALDAKQPAARG